The Chryseobacterium nakagawai genome has a segment encoding these proteins:
- a CDS encoding DUF434 domain-containing protein: MNNRNRGKNTGDDTLFGPEKQISKLKLAVQDMQYLLTRGYAEKAASDLVGNRYRLKTRQIQVIRGASASDGQIHNRRLKQLNLSDLKYKPVYLDGFNVLILLESLLSEAYIFEGVDGCFRDLSGVHGTYKRVNQTERAIELVAAFFQKAQVQKLMWIFDQPVSNSGRIKQLVLDFAGENKINWEVELQYSPDKFLADSSGIIISSDAWILDHCKEWFNLIGYLIKEESQFVNLIQCYDE, from the coding sequence ATGAATAATAGAAACCGCGGAAAAAACACAGGTGATGACACTCTGTTCGGTCCAGAAAAGCAGATCAGCAAGCTGAAGCTGGCAGTTCAGGATATGCAGTATCTTTTGACAAGAGGGTATGCGGAAAAAGCAGCATCTGACCTTGTAGGAAACAGATATAGATTAAAAACACGACAGATACAGGTGATTCGTGGAGCCTCAGCATCTGATGGACAAATTCATAACAGAAGACTGAAACAATTGAATCTTTCAGATCTGAAATATAAACCAGTATACCTGGATGGATTCAATGTGCTGATTCTATTGGAAAGTCTGTTGTCGGAAGCCTATATTTTTGAAGGGGTGGACGGTTGTTTTCGGGATCTTTCCGGAGTTCATGGAACATATAAACGGGTAAATCAAACAGAAAGAGCGATAGAACTTGTTGCTGCATTTTTTCAAAAAGCTCAGGTTCAGAAATTAATGTGGATTTTTGATCAGCCGGTTTCCAATAGTGGAAGAATTAAACAGCTTGTACTTGATTTTGCTGGGGAAAATAAGATTAATTGGGAAGTTGAATTACAGTACAGTCCGGATAAATTCCTGGCAGACAGTTCCGGGATTATTATTTCCTCGGATGCCTGGATTCTGGATCACTGTAAAGAATGGTTTAATCTTATCGGCTATCTTATTAAAGAAGAAAGCCAGTTCGTTAATCTTATACAATGTTATGATGAATAA
- a CDS encoding APC family permease codes for MELRIKPFPKNKYPKKGLLIKGSSPLVWLQEMETLGIALNGVKSYAVPANSPNVLYGCFLVFDDYAPQEIGRNAYFQCVDNKLFIPENTTLYPKINPEDWDTVEAGFLIMHPEFGLVKLLEEINWIELIQDPEIIKETIKKPLNGVKIPQIIQSYTVEIDEEKMLEALQNPPTKEEWMNNLPFDLKKVMAGNKKEIEKYLKYIEKYPERAIELGVPLDIMGTSRGDGFGKFTWLEGLFGGGTDSKQESTNTRNFRRIFWAVIVIAIVLKIALPSNENKPQQEENKVSSGTIVTDAVKAPADMIAFHSGVSEIDMKIDSLYYSKRKSLSNELLNAGMQESKTKKEKEEYKRAGGREVNEIGHDIQKLSNKEQQSRDSLKTIYTRVITKHIKERSEALKRKISDSLKQYTKGKPVNGEVVKYLLKKKQVLMQDSLGKLYGTIDMTDRSPPSTIKDSKVKGVESSSNSMKKDTPVFDILYMVILMIAAVGLYSFMFKNKSLNLGGDNVPGWVKFFLIVILVAMLVYLFYPLVKMFGYNWFVWILAIGVMLLLYRLFRDDKSILKSDDDE; via the coding sequence ATGGAGCTTAGAATAAAACCTTTCCCGAAAAATAAATACCCTAAAAAAGGACTTTTGATAAAAGGCTCTTCACCTTTGGTATGGCTTCAGGAAATGGAAACGTTAGGAATAGCACTTAATGGCGTGAAATCTTATGCTGTTCCAGCCAATAGTCCCAATGTATTGTATGGATGCTTTCTTGTATTTGATGATTATGCTCCGCAGGAAATTGGAAGAAATGCTTATTTCCAATGCGTAGATAATAAACTTTTTATTCCCGAAAACACAACATTGTATCCTAAGATCAATCCTGAAGACTGGGATACAGTAGAGGCAGGCTTTCTCATAATGCATCCTGAATTTGGATTGGTAAAACTGCTAGAAGAGATCAATTGGATTGAATTGATTCAGGATCCGGAGATCATAAAAGAAACCATCAAAAAACCTTTGAATGGAGTCAAAATTCCACAAATCATACAAAGCTATACGGTGGAAATCGATGAGGAAAAAATGCTTGAAGCATTACAGAATCCCCCAACCAAAGAAGAATGGATGAATAACCTGCCGTTTGATCTGAAGAAAGTAATGGCTGGAAACAAAAAAGAAATTGAAAAATATTTAAAATACATAGAAAAATACCCTGAAAGAGCTATAGAATTAGGAGTTCCTTTAGATATCATGGGTACTTCCAGGGGAGATGGATTTGGTAAATTTACCTGGTTGGAGGGGCTATTTGGAGGAGGAACGGATAGTAAACAGGAAAGTACCAATACCAGGAATTTCCGCAGAATATTCTGGGCCGTTATTGTCATTGCAATTGTTTTAAAAATAGCTTTACCATCCAATGAAAATAAGCCCCAGCAGGAAGAAAATAAGGTGTCCTCAGGAACTATTGTAACAGATGCTGTAAAAGCCCCTGCAGATATGATTGCTTTTCATTCAGGAGTCTCTGAAATAGATATGAAGATAGATTCTCTGTACTACAGTAAAAGGAAAAGCTTGTCCAATGAACTCCTGAACGCAGGAATGCAGGAAAGTAAGACAAAAAAAGAAAAAGAAGAATATAAAAGGGCAGGGGGAAGAGAAGTAAATGAAATAGGACACGATATTCAAAAGCTAAGTAATAAAGAGCAACAAAGCCGAGACTCTCTTAAAACCATTTATACAAGAGTTATAACCAAACATATTAAGGAAAGAAGTGAGGCGCTGAAACGGAAAATTTCAGATTCTTTAAAACAATACACCAAAGGAAAACCGGTAAATGGAGAGGTGGTGAAATATCTTTTAAAGAAAAAGCAGGTTCTGATGCAAGACTCTTTAGGAAAATTATACGGAACCATTGATATGACTGATAGGTCACCTCCATCTACCATTAAAGATTCTAAAGTAAAGGGAGTAGAATCAAGTAGTAACTCGATGAAGAAAGACACTCCTGTTTTCGATATATTATATATGGTGATTCTGATGATTGCAGCGGTTGGTTTGTATTCTTTCATGTTTAAAAATAAATCATTAAATCTTGGAGGAGATAATGTTCCGGGATGGGTGAAATTCTTTTTGATTGTGATTCTCGTAGCTATGTTGGTGTATCTGTTTTATCCTTTGGTTAAAATGTTTGGCTACAACTGGTTTGTATGGATACTTGCTATTGGGGTGATGCTACTGCTTTACCGTTTGTTCAGAGATGATAAAAGCATTTTAAAATCCGATGATGATGAATAA
- a CDS encoding AAA family ATPase yields MTQNINKLNTVLNYVKNTFVGKDDVVDLLGICLLARENVFLYGPPGTAKSAIVRTLAKTVTDGKNFEYLLTRFTEPNEIFGPFDIRKLKEGELLTNTEGMMPEASMVFLDEIFNANSAILNSLLMALNEKIFKRGKETKHLPALMFVGASNILPEDEALNALFDRFLIRINVDYVHPELLQQVLLAGRKLENEEETEVPEIHANEIRELQNLCRAIDLKPIYEVYLNTIMSLRNTGIAISDRRAVKLQNLIAASALICGRNEAVLSDLWVLKHIWDTEEQIEILEGIINRTIEKDDHPHSHPQAMQNKTPNPEEVMKDVKILVDKWNQGSLSFEEQNVIKDKLRYLQTRCDWIRNPEQKQYIQQEIESLWQKILQTI; encoded by the coding sequence ATGACGCAGAATATCAATAAACTCAATACGGTTCTGAACTACGTAAAAAATACCTTTGTCGGTAAAGATGATGTGGTAGATTTACTGGGAATCTGTCTCTTGGCAAGAGAGAATGTCTTTTTGTATGGTCCTCCGGGAACTGCAAAATCAGCTATAGTAAGAACATTGGCAAAAACGGTAACAGACGGAAAGAACTTTGAATATCTATTAACCCGTTTCACAGAACCGAATGAAATATTCGGTCCTTTTGATATCAGAAAATTAAAAGAAGGAGAACTGCTTACCAATACGGAAGGAATGATGCCTGAAGCCTCGATGGTGTTCCTGGATGAGATCTTCAACGCCAATTCTGCTATTTTGAATTCACTTTTGATGGCCCTTAACGAAAAGATCTTCAAGAGAGGAAAAGAAACAAAGCATTTACCCGCTTTAATGTTTGTAGGAGCAAGTAATATTCTTCCGGAAGATGAAGCTTTGAATGCATTATTCGATCGCTTCCTGATTAGAATCAATGTTGATTATGTTCATCCGGAGCTTTTGCAACAAGTGCTTTTAGCAGGAAGAAAGCTGGAAAACGAAGAAGAAACAGAAGTCCCGGAAATTCATGCTAATGAGATCAGAGAACTTCAGAATCTGTGTAGAGCGATCGATTTAAAACCAATCTACGAAGTATATCTGAATACCATCATGAGCTTACGAAACACAGGAATTGCCATTTCAGACCGTAGAGCCGTTAAACTTCAGAACCTCATTGCTGCAAGTGCTCTGATTTGTGGAAGAAATGAAGCCGTTCTTTCAGATCTTTGGGTTTTAAAACATATATGGGATACAGAAGAGCAGATAGAAATTCTGGAAGGGATCATTAACAGAACCATTGAGAAAGACGATCATCCGCATTCTCATCCTCAAGCTATGCAGAATAAAACTCCTAACCCGGAAGAAGTAATGAAGGATGTAAAAATATTGGTTGATAAATGGAATCAGGGATCGCTAAGTTTTGAAGAGCAAAACGTAATCAAAGATAAACTGAGATACCTTCAGACACGCTGTGACTGGATCAGAAACCCTGAACAAAAGCAATACATTCAGCAAGAAATTGAAAGCTTATGGCAGAAAATTCTTCAGACGATATAA
- a CDS encoding TatD family hydrolase: MNTYIDIGINLTNKQFYNEHEEVINRAMDNGVDYMILTGTSVRGSKESAAIAEDYPDILFSTAGIHPHDAKSFNHESTHELRKLLKQDHVISVGECGLDFDRDFSPRPVQEKCYRAQLELAIEVNKPLFLHERSAFKRFNEITDDYLSQLPKAVVHCFTGTLDEAKTYLDKGFYLGFTGAISDEKRFKHLEEVIRYVPLDRMTIETDAPFMLPKNMPRMQNRRNEPSFLPYVAQTIAHLKKISIAEVADETTGTARKFFRL, encoded by the coding sequence ATGAATACATACATTGATATTGGTATTAATTTGACCAATAAACAGTTTTACAATGAACACGAAGAAGTAATTAACCGCGCTATGGATAATGGAGTAGACTATATGATCCTTACCGGAACAAGTGTCCGTGGAAGTAAAGAATCCGCAGCTATTGCGGAAGACTATCCTGATATTTTATTTTCTACAGCGGGAATTCATCCCCATGATGCAAAATCTTTTAATCATGAAAGCACTCATGAGCTTAGAAAGCTGTTGAAGCAGGATCATGTCATTTCAGTAGGCGAATGTGGACTGGATTTTGATCGTGATTTTTCACCAAGACCCGTTCAGGAAAAATGCTATAGAGCTCAGCTGGAATTGGCAATTGAAGTGAATAAGCCTCTTTTTCTTCATGAAAGATCAGCTTTTAAAAGATTTAATGAAATTACGGATGATTATCTTTCTCAATTACCGAAAGCTGTTGTACACTGCTTTACAGGAACACTTGATGAAGCCAAAACTTATCTGGACAAAGGATTTTATCTGGGATTTACCGGAGCCATCAGTGATGAGAAAAGATTTAAACATTTGGAAGAGGTGATTCGTTATGTTCCTCTGGACAGAATGACGATTGAAACCGATGCGCCATTCATGCTTCCGAAGAATATGCCAAGGATGCAGAACAGAAGAAATGAACCCTCCTTTTTGCCCTATGTGGCACAAACTATTGCGCATTTGAAGAAGATCAGCATTGCTGAAGTAGCAGATGAAACTACAGGAACTGCCAGAAAATTTTTCAGACTATAA
- a CDS encoding MBL fold metallo-hydrolase has translation MNLVKQLGQFPDEKRKEYFSTLPNYLNGKFQNILITPALLEGESMTKALLNSLCKVENTSPKSALPFVVTDLKNLPPEENVLVWFGHSSYFIQVDGKKILVDPVFSGNASPMPGSIKAFQGADYYKPEHMPDIDFLLISHDHWDHLDYKTVQELKDRVGKVICGLGTGQHFEYWGWKPEKIIEKNWWESVDLASGFKITLTPARHFSGRLLNRNISLWTSFVLKTPTKNLFLGGDSGYGNHFTEIGEKYGPFDLAVMECGQYNEKWPYIHTLPDQLIGEVKELKAKNFMPVHHSKFKLSQHAWFEPVELAAKNAEDNNQPITLPVIGEKVDLDQLGNVTWKKWWEEYW, from the coding sequence ATGAATTTAGTAAAACAGCTTGGGCAGTTTCCTGATGAAAAAAGAAAGGAATACTTCAGCACACTTCCCAATTATCTCAATGGAAAATTTCAGAATATACTGATCACTCCAGCTTTATTAGAAGGAGAAAGTATGACAAAAGCCCTCCTTAACAGTTTGTGTAAAGTAGAAAATACTTCTCCAAAATCTGCCCTTCCATTTGTTGTCACAGATTTGAAAAACCTTCCCCCGGAAGAAAACGTTTTGGTATGGTTCGGGCATAGCTCGTATTTTATACAAGTGGATGGAAAAAAAATACTGGTAGACCCTGTTTTCAGCGGAAACGCCTCACCCATGCCCGGATCTATAAAAGCATTTCAAGGAGCAGATTATTATAAACCGGAACATATGCCGGATATAGACTTTTTATTGATTTCCCACGATCATTGGGATCATCTGGATTATAAAACCGTACAGGAATTGAAAGACAGAGTAGGAAAAGTAATCTGTGGATTAGGAACAGGCCAGCATTTTGAATACTGGGGCTGGAAACCGGAAAAGATTATTGAAAAAAATTGGTGGGAAAGTGTAGATCTTGCCAGTGGATTCAAAATTACCCTTACTCCGGCAAGACATTTCTCCGGCAGACTTTTGAATAGAAATATCTCTCTCTGGACTTCATTTGTTTTAAAGACTCCAACCAAGAACCTGTTTTTAGGAGGAGACAGTGGGTATGGAAATCATTTTACTGAAATTGGTGAAAAGTATGGTCCATTTGACCTTGCAGTGATGGAATGCGGACAATACAACGAAAAATGGCCCTATATTCATACATTGCCGGATCAGCTAATCGGAGAAGTTAAAGAATTGAAAGCAAAAAACTTTATGCCGGTCCATCATTCAAAGTTCAAACTGTCTCAGCATGCATGGTTTGAGCCGGTAGAGCTGGCCGCTAAAAATGCAGAAGATAACAATCAGCCAATTACCTTACCTGTTATCGGTGAAAAAGTAGATCTGGATCAGTTGGGCAATGTAACCTGGAAAAAATGGTGGGAAGAATATTGGTAA
- a CDS encoding soluble NSF attachment family protein, whose amino-acid sequence MNKQKFIDKFMAAFVLLAMFKIIGIVAQLFHESFWSVVGNLVIFLIVAFILLMVITSLKDKEQNKQNSGRGGAGGGNFYLENSLFDRIRSKYEDLAQKYLAEKDYKKAAKVYMNLLQDYYRGAKALEDGGFYNEAAAVYLKKLKSKSDAANCYEKAKQYKKAIDLYKEMEQKEKVGDLYKEINELKNAHIYYQMVADDYITNNQMVKASLVYRKKMEKPGDAQKVLLKGWEEDKDAFNCLNNYFANISDTKKLEAEIQVMYEKTPAYKKLIYLEAMKYEFKKDLKVQSVTRRIAYEIVAEKVESRSEIVNELKHFNPKDEVILKDISRFKTGRNKMFRN is encoded by the coding sequence ATGAATAAACAGAAATTTATAGACAAGTTCATGGCTGCTTTTGTCCTGCTGGCTATGTTTAAGATTATCGGAATCGTAGCCCAGCTGTTCCATGAAAGTTTTTGGAGCGTAGTCGGAAATTTAGTCATTTTTTTAATTGTGGCATTTATTCTGTTAATGGTCATTACTTCTTTAAAGGATAAAGAACAAAACAAACAGAATTCAGGAAGGGGAGGAGCTGGAGGAGGAAACTTCTATTTGGAAAATTCACTATTTGACAGGATTAGAAGTAAATATGAAGACCTTGCCCAAAAGTACCTTGCAGAAAAAGATTATAAAAAAGCGGCAAAAGTGTATATGAATTTACTTCAAGATTATTACAGAGGGGCAAAAGCATTGGAAGACGGTGGATTTTATAATGAGGCAGCAGCAGTATATCTTAAAAAACTTAAAAGTAAATCTGATGCAGCGAATTGTTATGAAAAGGCAAAGCAATATAAAAAAGCCATTGACCTGTACAAAGAAATGGAACAGAAAGAAAAAGTAGGTGATCTTTACAAAGAGATTAATGAGCTGAAAAATGCCCATATCTATTACCAGATGGTAGCGGATGATTATATAACCAATAATCAGATGGTGAAAGCTTCATTGGTATACCGTAAAAAAATGGAAAAGCCGGGAGATGCTCAAAAAGTATTATTAAAAGGCTGGGAAGAAGATAAAGATGCCTTCAATTGTCTCAATAATTACTTTGCGAATATCTCTGATACTAAAAAACTGGAAGCCGAAATCCAGGTTATGTATGAAAAAACTCCGGCCTATAAAAAACTCATCTATCTGGAAGCAATGAAGTATGAGTTTAAAAAAGACCTCAAAGTACAGTCTGTTACAAGAAGAATAGCTTATGAGATCGTTGCTGAAAAAGTAGAAAGCCGTTCAGAAATTGTTAACGAGTTGAAACATTTCAACCCTAAAGATGAAGTGATCCTTAAAGATATCTCAAGATTCAAGACCGGAAGAAATAAAATGTTTAGAAATTAA
- a CDS encoding penicillin-binding protein: MTIQRAHINAELFESPSNKGLLGYDEGVWNEAKCADFGNYLL, translated from the coding sequence ATGACAATACAAAGAGCACATATCAATGCAGAACTATTCGAAAGTCCTTCTAATAAAGGATTATTAGGATATGATGAAGGGGTATGGAATGAGGCGAAATGTGCTGACTTTGGAAATTATTTACTATAA
- a CDS encoding DUF4822 domain-containing protein gives MNTLKKLCYLSAAILLSASFISCSSDDNEIVIEQQTPSQVLSSTPWETTGAKDKNGSNVALTDSSVAGYVGFAYFKADGNFAIYSLTDVLRSRGTWSVDAQGKTRTITALNPDATTIFTRDVEILVLNRNEFTYRIRPNAADLSVYYDIIHTRTPHAEPKNGQLTLASTPWKTTGAKDNSGANVALDNSAVAGYVGYSYFKANGTFKIFGLNDVLRSQGTWSISPDGKTRTLVALDANGNVLFTRTVEILVLNETTFTYRITPDAAQPTVFYDIIHTNDPAHKEPQ, from the coding sequence ATGAATACCCTGAAAAAATTATGTTATCTGTCTGCAGCGATACTTTTATCTGCTTCTTTCATTTCATGTTCAAGCGATGATAACGAAATTGTTATTGAACAACAGACTCCCTCACAGGTTCTATCTTCTACTCCCTGGGAAACGACAGGAGCTAAGGATAAAAACGGCAGTAACGTAGCATTAACAGACTCTAGCGTAGCAGGTTATGTAGGATTTGCTTACTTTAAAGCGGACGGAAACTTTGCTATTTACAGCTTGACTGATGTTTTGAGATCAAGGGGAACATGGTCTGTAGATGCTCAGGGGAAAACGAGAACTATTACAGCGTTAAACCCGGATGCAACAACCATTTTCACACGTGATGTTGAAATTCTTGTTTTAAACAGAAATGAATTTACATACAGAATTCGTCCTAATGCTGCCGATCTATCTGTATATTATGACATCATCCATACGAGAACTCCTCATGCTGAACCTAAAAACGGACAACTTACATTAGCTTCTACCCCATGGAAGACTACAGGTGCTAAAGATAACAGTGGAGCCAATGTAGCTTTAGATAATTCCGCGGTGGCTGGTTATGTAGGATATTCTTACTTCAAAGCCAACGGAACTTTTAAAATCTTTGGATTAAATGATGTTCTTAGATCTCAGGGAACATGGTCAATTTCTCCTGATGGGAAGACAAGAACACTTGTTGCTTTAGATGCTAACGGTAATGTACTTTTTACCCGTACCGTAGAAATTTTGGTTCTGAACGAAACTACATTCACTTATAGAATCACCCCTGACGCAGCCCAGCCAACTGTATTTTACGACATTATTCATACTAATGATCCCGCCCACAAGGAACCTCAGTAG
- a CDS encoding Na+/H+ antiporter, producing the protein MVENFIYYLGLVLVIIGSIMLANRLRVAYPIILVIAGLLISFIPGLPPIKIDPELIFIIFLPPLLYEAAFAVSWKEIWKMRRIITSFAFIVVFLTAISVAFVANSYIPGFSLALGFVLGGIVSPPDAVSAGAILKFVKVPKNLSTVLEGESLFNDASSLIIFRFAMVAVATGQFLWQDAVVSFGWMVFGGLGIGVVLAVIFLKIEKIFPTDVNMDAILSLVAPYVMYIAAEEVHSSGVLAVVSGGLFLSIRRHEIFRTSESRLKGSNVWESFVFLINGIVFLLIGLDLPEIMVGLNKEGISLSNAIGYGLLITGVLIIVRFLASFGAVFVTLIMRNFINVADRDPGMKLPILMSWTGMRGVVSLAAALSIPVVMDNGQPFPHRDLILFITFIVILATLIIQGLTLPVLIKKLNLSDTERGYLSKEESEHYLRKKMRRVAFRYLDENYKERRSENEYFNKLMDRWEQEDKEDSTHKMSDEAKEIYFETLEQQRIWLREENRRNPNIDEEYIRDYLTRLDLEEERLRM; encoded by the coding sequence ATGGTGGAGAATTTCATTTATTATCTCGGACTGGTTCTGGTCATTATTGGGTCCATTATGCTGGCCAATCGTTTAAGAGTAGCATATCCTATTATATTAGTAATTGCGGGGCTGCTCATCAGCTTTATTCCCGGATTACCACCTATAAAAATTGATCCTGAACTTATATTTATTATTTTTTTACCGCCATTATTATACGAAGCAGCATTTGCTGTTTCATGGAAAGAAATCTGGAAAATGAGGCGGATCATTACCAGTTTTGCTTTTATTGTTGTGTTTCTTACAGCTATATCGGTAGCTTTTGTTGCCAATTCTTATATTCCCGGGTTTTCATTAGCATTAGGTTTTGTACTGGGAGGAATTGTTTCTCCACCGGATGCGGTAAGTGCAGGAGCTATTTTAAAATTTGTAAAAGTTCCTAAAAATCTATCTACTGTTTTAGAAGGTGAAAGCCTGTTCAATGATGCTTCCTCCCTTATCATCTTTAGATTTGCAATGGTAGCCGTAGCAACCGGACAGTTTCTCTGGCAGGATGCAGTGGTAAGCTTTGGATGGATGGTATTCGGTGGATTGGGAATAGGAGTAGTGCTAGCAGTTATTTTTCTCAAAATTGAAAAAATATTTCCCACGGATGTAAACATGGATGCTATTCTTAGCCTTGTAGCTCCCTATGTAATGTATATTGCCGCTGAAGAAGTACACTCATCCGGAGTATTGGCTGTGGTGAGTGGAGGATTGTTTCTTTCCATCAGAAGACATGAAATTTTCCGAACCTCAGAATCAAGGTTAAAAGGATCCAATGTATGGGAAAGTTTTGTATTCCTGATAAACGGGATTGTATTTTTATTAATAGGATTGGATCTTCCGGAAATCATGGTAGGATTGAATAAAGAAGGAATAAGTCTTTCTAATGCGATTGGTTATGGACTGCTAATCACAGGGGTACTGATAATTGTCCGTTTTTTAGCCTCTTTTGGAGCTGTTTTCGTAACATTAATTATGCGAAATTTCATCAATGTAGCAGATAGAGACCCTGGGATGAAATTACCTATATTAATGAGCTGGACCGGAATGCGTGGTGTAGTTTCCTTGGCGGCAGCTCTATCTATCCCAGTGGTGATGGATAACGGACAGCCTTTTCCACATCGGGATCTCATACTCTTTATTACCTTTATTGTAATTTTGGCTACTCTTATTATTCAGGGACTTACATTACCCGTATTGATTAAAAAGCTTAATTTATCCGATACTGAACGCGGATATCTGTCCAAAGAAGAATCTGAACATTATTTAAGAAAAAAAATGCGCAGAGTAGCTTTTAGATATCTTGATGAAAACTATAAAGAACGAAGAAGTGAAAACGAATATTTTAATAAACTGATGGACCGTTGGGAACAGGAAGATAAAGAAGATTCTACCCATAAAATGTCTGATGAAGCCAAAGAAATCTATTTTGAAACTCTGGAACAGCAACGGATTTGGCTTCGGGAAGAAAACAGACGCAATCCGAATATTGACGAAGAATATATAAGAGATTATTTAACAAGGCTGGATCTTGAAGAAGAAAGGCTGAGAATGTAA
- the deoD gene encoding purine-nucleoside phosphorylase translates to MSIHISAKKGEIAKVVLQPGDPLRAQYIAENYLENAKLVSKTRGIFYYTGLYKGKEITVGASGMGFPSIGIYSFELFTEYEVDTIIRIGTCGAYNTDLKLFDILNIENAASESTYAKYAWGIEEDILPHQGNIFNTINETSKELSIDAKAINIHSSDIFYRKDPNTPEIATRYNCPAVEMEAFGLFANAQHLGKNAATILTVTDIIPTHEKISADERETALKPMMELALESAIKSL, encoded by the coding sequence ATGAGTATTCACATCAGTGCAAAAAAAGGAGAAATTGCTAAAGTAGTATTGCAGCCGGGGGATCCGCTTCGTGCACAGTATATTGCTGAAAATTATTTAGAAAATGCAAAACTGGTAAGCAAAACCAGAGGTATCTTTTATTATACAGGTCTTTACAAAGGTAAAGAAATCACTGTAGGAGCTAGTGGAATGGGATTCCCAAGTATCGGAATCTATTCTTTTGAGTTATTTACAGAATATGAGGTAGACACGATCATCAGAATCGGAACTTGTGGAGCTTACAATACAGACCTTAAGCTTTTTGATATTTTAAATATTGAAAATGCTGCCAGCGAAAGCACCTATGCTAAATATGCATGGGGAATTGAAGAAGACATCCTTCCTCACCAAGGAAACATCTTCAATACAATCAATGAAACTTCTAAAGAGCTATCTATAGATGCTAAAGCGATCAATATCCACAGTAGTGATATTTTCTACAGAAAAGATCCAAACACTCCTGAAATTGCTACAAGATATAACTGTCCTGCAGTAGAAATGGAAGCTTTCGGATTATTTGCTAATGCTCAACACTTAGGTAAAAATGCAGCTACTATTCTTACCGTAACTGATATTATCCCAACTCATGAGAAAATTTCTGCCGACGAAAGAGAAACTGCTTTGAAACCAATGATGGAATTAGCACTGGAGTCTGCAATCAAGAGTTTATAA
- a CDS encoding ribonuclease H-like YkuK family protein, whose protein sequence is METQQQTWQNMKGKFFQHSITQLVEEAIIREQANGHRLKVCVGSDSHVYGEAINYATAVVFIREGKGAFTFIRKEREIQTISIKERMLNEVNKSVEIAYAICSVLDTYGVEMEVHADINTDPDFKSNAALKDAMGYILGMGYVFKAKPFAFASSNCADMMV, encoded by the coding sequence ATGGAAACGCAACAACAAACATGGCAGAATATGAAAGGAAAATTTTTCCAACATTCTATCACACAGCTGGTAGAAGAAGCCATTATTCGCGAACAGGCAAACGGACATCGTCTGAAAGTATGTGTGGGATCAGACTCTCACGTATATGGAGAAGCTATTAATTATGCTACGGCAGTAGTATTTATTCGTGAAGGAAAAGGAGCGTTTACCTTTATCAGAAAAGAAAGAGAAATACAGACCATCAGTATTAAAGAGCGAATGCTGAATGAAGTCAACAAATCTGTTGAAATTGCTTACGCAATTTGTTCTGTATTGGATACTTATGGAGTAGAAATGGAGGTACACGCAGACATCAATACCGATCCTGATTTTAAATCCAATGCAGCATTAAAAGATGCAATGGGATACATTCTGGGAATGGGATATGTGTTTAAAGCAAAACCTTTTGCCTTCGCAAGTTCCAACTGTGCTGATATGATGGTATAA
- a CDS encoding VOC family protein, with translation MKIEHIAIWVKDLEKARTFYQKYFGAVSNEKYNNPIKNFESYFLSFENGSRLEIMTRPDLIENENSYESQHFGVIHFAFSVGSKEKVNELTETLRKEGYTVAGEPRTTGDGYYESVILDPENNIIEIVA, from the coding sequence ATGAAAATAGAACATATTGCAATTTGGGTGAAAGACCTTGAAAAAGCTAGAACATTTTATCAAAAATATTTTGGAGCTGTTTCCAATGAAAAATATAATAATCCTATTAAAAATTTTGAATCTTATTTTCTCAGTTTCGAGAATGGCAGCCGACTTGAAATTATGACCAGGCCGGATCTTATAGAAAATGAAAACTCTTACGAATCCCAACACTTTGGAGTCATACATTTTGCATTCTCTGTAGGAAGCAAAGAAAAAGTAAACGAGCTTACAGAGACTTTAAGAAAAGAAGGATATACAGTTGCAGGAGAACCTAGAACAACAGGTGACGGATACTATGAAAGTGTTATCCTTGATCCGGAAAACAACATCATTGAAATAGTAGCCTAA